In the genome of Lathyrus oleraceus cultivar Zhongwan6 chromosome 4, CAAS_Psat_ZW6_1.0, whole genome shotgun sequence, the window TCTTCTTCATTCTAAGAAATTTTTATGTGAAAGCAATGTTTCATTTTCAAGTCCTAGTTTTCAACATTCTTACCTTAAAATGTAACCATGTTTTTCTATTGGTTGTAGAGGCAATGAGAAGCACATGTTTTGTCTATCTGCTACATTTTGTTATTCTGGCTTTGCTTAGTGTTTCTCTAGTTCAAGCAGAAGATGCTTACAAATATTTTACATGGACTGTTACTTATGGAACTCTTTCTCCACTTGGTAGTCCTCAGCAGGTGCGTCATATGCTTTGCTGAAGGGGATTTTTATAGGACTAAAAGATCGACGGACATTTCTTTTATGATTCGTATTCGTATTGGAAATCAGAATCAAAAGATCTTTTATCATTATGACTTGTGCTTGATTTTTTAGGTGATTCTGATCAATGGTCAGTTTCCGGGGCCTCAGATAGACTTAGTAACTAACGAAAACGTGGTTCTCAATCTTGTCAACAAATTGGACCAACCATTTCTACTCACTTGGTTAGTTTCTATTTTTTTTCTACATTGAGATTTTATGCATGTCATAGCAAAGAGATTATGCATTTTCTTGGCATTTCATTTGAGAAAATGGTTCAACATTGTTGTTGTAAACCAGGAATGGAATTAAACAAAGGAAAAATTCATGGCAAGATGGGGTATTGGGAACAAACTGTCCTATAcctccaaattcaaattacaCATACAAGTTTCAAGCCAAGGATCAGATTGGAACCTACACATACTTGCCATCAACTCAACTTCATAAAGCAGCTGGAGGGTTTGGAGCACTTAATGTCTATCATAGATCTGTCATCTCAGTGCCTTATCCATACCCTGATGGAGATTTCACTTTGCTCATTGGTGATTGGTACAAGACTAGCCACAAAGTAAGCAAAGTTACATTTTCCCCTACATTTGATATAGAAATTGAACACCATGTCATACTTCTAAGGATGAATTTGGTACCTAATGTTCATCTTTTATGGTATGATATTTGCAGGCATTAGCGGCATCTTTGGATTCCGGAAAATCTCTATCATTTCCTGATGGACTTCTTATAAATGGTCAAGCGCATACAACCATAAATGGCGATCAAGGTAACTCTTTCTGAAATTTCAAAGAAAACCATTCAATTTCGTCGTTGAATTTGTTTTTCCAAACTGTATTTACTCTTAGTTTCTTGATTTTAGGGAAGACTTACATGATTAGGATCTCAAATGTGGGAATGTCTACATCAATTAACTTCAGAATTCAAGGACATGCCCTCAAACTAGTTGAGGTTGAAGGATCACATGTTATTCAGAACATGTATGACTCACTTGATGTCCACGTTGGTCAATCCGCTGCGGTTTTGGTTACCTTAAATCAATCTCCAAAGGACTATTACATTGTTGCGTCAACAAGATTTTCCAGAAGGATTCTCACAGCAACCGCGGTGTTGCACTATACAAACTCTCACTCTCCGGCTTCTGGTCCTTTGCCTAGTCCTCCGGCTTACCAATATCATTGGTCTTTGATACAAGCCAGAAGCTTCAGGTAATAAAAAAAgtcttgtgtttgtttttaatCCGTCTTAAAGTATGATAGTTTTCCGTTTTAATACCTATAATTTCGATCTCAGATGGAATCTAACAGCAAATGCAGCTAGGCCTAATCCACAAGGCTCATACCATTATGGAAAAATAACTCCTACAAAGACAATCATATTGGCAAATTCAGCACCTTTAATTAACGGAAAACAACGTTACGCTGTTAACAAAGTTTCCTATGTTAACCCTGATACACCTCTCAAACTTGCTGATTACTTCAACATTCCTGGAATCTTCAGTGTGAACTCAATCCAAAGTCTTCCTTCTAATGGCCCTGCATCAGTAGCTACCTCTGTGCTTCCAACTTCCCTTCATGATTTTATTGAGTTAGTTTTTCAAAACAATGAAAATAGCATGCAATCTTGGCATCTTGATGGTTATGATTTCTGGGTTGTTGGGTATGTAATCTTTCCTTATTTGCATTTTGGTTCAATTTTCTTTACGTGTTATAGAAGTTATCATCATTGCTTAAAATTGGTTTAAGGAAGAGTTGATGATGTTTAGTGTAACGATTACAGTTATGGTTTCGGCCAGTGGATTCCAGCCAAAAGAAGAAACTATAATCTAGTAGATGCTCTGACTAGGCACACTGTGCAGGTAACTTTTTTTTATCCGTATCTGAAATCAAACTCGATACCTCAACATTTAAATTGTGTGTTAGACGACTACACGTAGTCAGTCACATCTGAATTGTCTGACTTTGACCAAACAGTTCAGATGTGACTAACTTGCATGTGTTTGTAATTTGTTATACTTATTCGCGTGTTTGAAATTATGATAGGTCTATCCAAACTCTTGGACTACCATATTGGTGTCATTGGACAACCAAGGTATGTGGAACTTGAGGTCTGCAATTTGGGAAAGACAGTATCTTGGACAACAATTGTATCTTAGGGTTTGGAATAATCAACGTAGCCTTGCTAATGAATACAATATTCCATCTAATGTATTGCTTTGTGGCAAAGCTGTTGGACATCACCTTTAGTATCATCAAAAACCAATTTTATGGGATTTGTTTTCTAGTCATGAATGTTTGACTATAATAGAAAGTTTAAGGAAAAAGAATGAGAGAATTTCTAAATTATGTGTCTGTCTTACTCTTGAGTAAATTTGAGGAAGATCTTGTGTTAAAGTTTCATTGTTGGCATATAGTTTTGCAATTAATTTACCAGTTGATCATTTataattatatataatatattgTGAATTTCCTATTCTTACTCTTGTAATTGGATTTGGAGCAGCTAACTCGCAAATCATTATATAAGTATGGTCTTCATTGAATCTCACAGGTTGCAACGACTAGAGCTTTGTACTCAGTCTCAGAAGATGATATTGACATAGTGCTTTGTTTCTTTGTTCTCCATGAGATGAGAGAAGAATCAATGTATAAACAAAAATTAGAAATGAATCTTCTAATATCAACAGAACTAGATCAATCAGCATCTAAAAAACCTAGTAGATGAACCGATAAATCTTTGGGAAAGAATAATCCTCGATCAAGACAATGTCTGAGATACCTCAAAACTTTGTAGGCAACATTGTAATGCTCAACTGGAGGTTTGGATAAAAACAAACTCAATTATTAAGAGGTGAATGTTATATCTAGTTTGGTGGTGTTGTAATATATAAGTCTACCAATGAGCCTTCTATATGATTCTATATGATGGTATGTCTTTAAATGGATCATTTTTGTCACGACACAATTTAATAGATGGGTCAAATGGAGTAGTGAGAGGTTTTGAATCATGTTATCCCGAGTATTCTAAAAGATCAATTCATTATTTCCTTTGACATAAAGATATGTCTTGCAAGCTATCTCTAAACTTGAGAAACACTTAAGAAGACCGAGATCCTTGATTTTAAAAGCATGAGGTAAAACATATGTCATCACTACTATAAAATATATTTTCAGTGACACAATATTACAACGGCCAATTTTCCACCGTAGTCATATCATATTTTTTACGCgcatgtttttattttattttattaagaAATTTTTCATCACGGTTCTTGAAAATAACCGTGGTCATAGAACTTGGATGACAAGTTTCGAATCCCAGCATCAacatttttctatttttcaatAAAAATAAGTGTGCTTCCCTTAACATTTTTTGTTAGCTTAACATTGAAAGTATAACAACTACAGTTGTTTCATTCAATGATTATAATTTTCATATTTCACTACGGTTGTTTCTTGCAATCGTTGTGAAATTATTTTCACTTAATAAAAATAAGAGACATTTTATTTCGTTCATAACACACAAGGGTTCCCTTGCAAACGAGACGACAGCGATAGCGGAATCATTTCTGGAAACAGATATCATTTCTGAAAACGAAATCTTTATCCTCTTCGACTTACGATACGTTACCATTCTATGTTTgttactctctctctctctctctctctctctctctctctctctctctctctctctctctctctctctctctctctctctctctctctctctctctctctctctctctctcgttGTGGTAATAGTACTGTTTTAAGAAAGTTTATGTTATTCGCTAGGGTTACATTTCATTTCTTGGTTTATTTTTTAACATAATGACATTGTGATGTGTATTTTTCATGTTGCTCTGCTCATGTTTTGTGACTCTAACTTTGTTCATGTTACAAACTCATTATTGGGTTGTTGATCGTAGTCGTGGTTGTGGTGTTGTTAAAGGAAGTAAATGGAAACAAACATTAAGAGAAGAAGATTATTTTATTCATTAATAAGGAATTATATTTTGAATCCTAAAGACATTAGATGATTTTATTCTTCATTCGCGTCTCTATTTTGCCCACTTTGGGACCCATAAGTTGTTCCTACTCCTTCTGAGGCTTCCTCAAACTTCTGAATCTTTGAAGTTTCCTCAGACTTCTGCTTCTCTTCCTTTGCTTTATTCTTTATCAGCTTCCTAATCTCCTTCTCAAAATCCCTCTTTTGAACCTTATATTGCTCTGGTTTATCCATTTTAGCTAAAGAGTAGTGTGATCTAGATGGTTATGCAAACGTCTATTTTTATAAGAAGAAATCTTGAATAACATATAATATGTCTTGAAAATTTGCATCTTGGGAAGCTTTGCCTTTCAGAATCTGACTTTGATATCTTGAATATTATGGATAATAGTTTATCTTTTTCTTCAACCATTGAGATTTCgtgaatattttatttttatttttactcAGAATCTCTCTTATCTTTTTTTTATCTTCCGTGTGTAGATTCTTGTTTTTAAACAACACAAATGCCTACTTCATATGAAGAACATCAAGAAGGAATATGAGAAAAATAACAAGTAAgtattttatatttttcattcATAATTTATTGTAAGTTATAATTTCAAGAAAGAAAATGGGAAAAATAACAAGTAAGTATTTTATATTCTTCATTCATAATTTATTGTAAGTTATAATTTTTAGGTTATTCACTCATAACtattattatttggaattatAGGTGCTTAAAGTCAAGACACCAAAACAACAAGATAATATTATTTGTTGTAATGATGTGTACATTGTAGGTTGTTTTCTGCCATTTTGGTTTTGATGTAATATACAATTTTTGGTTTCTAATGGAATTGTGTCATTGATGTAATATAATTTTTGGTCTAATTCAATTAAAAAATGGTTGTATTGTTGTTTTTAGTTTGATATGGTTCATAAATATTCATGTTTAAAATTTGGGAATACTGtaaaaatataaaaacaaattaTATCACAACGGTTTTTAACTCAACTATTGTTATAAGTAGCTCACACAATCCAGAATAATAAAAGACAACAATGGCGTTGCTGGAATTCGAAGCAAAGACctataaattatttcacaagggTTGTTTGCTTTAACCGTTGTTATAAGTAGCACGCTACCTAACTTATAACCATAGTCACTCGCTCTTTGTGGAAACCAGCATACATACAATCACACGCTACCTAACAACGGACGTGAAACTGTCATTATATGTGTTTCGCAACCGCTATTATATCTATTTTTCGTAGTAGAGCATATGTGGAAATTGAGATAAAGAAATGGTTGTTATAATcaaatcatcaacatagacaAACAAAATGGCAAATTTAAGAAATAAGGAGTGAACTGTATTGGCTTGTTTGTAAGCATGGTGAAGCCAATTTCTCATACCATTACAAGATGGTTTATTTAAGACTATAGAGAGATTTAATCAGCTTATACACTTGATTTGATTTAAAAGGTTTGACACAAATTTTTTTGAATGGTTAAATAATATATATGACTAAAGAATGACAAAATCCCGCAATAGAGTACAAAAAGAGCTCGCGGGCGCAAGCAGTATCAGGCCAATAAAACAACAAGCaacaaaaaaacaaaagaaaCCAAAACAAAGCAGAAAGAAAGAAACAACTACACACAAGCACCAAAACGGATAAAACAAAAGGATAAAAAGAAAGCCCTCCAAACCGCTCACGTAGCGAGACACCACCCAACATGGACCAATCTAGATCTCAAACACCAAATCCACCAACATTAGACCAAAACCTGAAGAAGACAATCGCAAACCATTAAGCGCCAGTGGCTAGGTTAGGAATCTCAATTTGCTATTGATTCAAATATAAGATAGGATTCTGAAGTCAATCGTTGAAGAAGAGATGTCCCAAAGGGGATTTATTGTGAAACCAACTCCACGTAAAAATTACTCTCATCCTCTATCTTTTTCACATTTATTGATGATCCAGtaaattttttattattgtgAACATAATAGATATTCCACACCCCCACATGCTAAAGGATTATAAATGTACCCCTGGTTTTAGCCTTAAGACCTaatgaaagaaaaaaattaaaaaaaacaaccCTAAGATCTCTTGGAATAACCAATTTCACCCATAAGCACCTCAAAATCCGGATCCCCATAAATGGTATAGTAGGTCCCATATTGATCAATAATTATCTTTCGCTTAAATAAGTTTTCATTCTACGGAACCTATTTCCCAAAAGTTGCTAAGGAAAAATTACCATCTTAGAAGGGACCCAACTCTTCCAAAACATAGGTAAAGATGAGAACATGTTATCTCCAACATCCTTAGAGACAGAATCACAATCAAATTGGACTTGATAAGCAAACTCTATAAGATAATGGAAAATCGTGTCCTTCTCATTTATCTGAATAGAATATATATACATCAATGTGTAACATTTGGTCAACTATCTAATTATGATACAACATAATTATAGGAAACTAATTATGACTAATTATAACTAAATATTTTATTCTATCACACCCCCGCAATCGAAGCGGGAGGTTCACAGAAGCTTAGACTGGTCCAAAAATCATCAAAGAGAATGCGAGGAAGTCCTTTGGTGAAGATGTTTGTGATTTGATGTCTTGAGGGAACATGAAGGACGCGAACCTGGCCATGAGCTACCTTTTCCCGAACAAAATGAATGTccatctcaatatgcttagtgAATTGATGTTGCACAAGATTACCAGATAGATAGATGACACTAACATTGTCACAATACACCAAAGTGGCATGAGGAATAGGAAAATGGATTTTCAAGAGAAGATTGTGAATCCAACACGATTCAGAGACAACATCGACAACCCTATATTCGGCTTCAGCACTAGAATGGGATAGAGTTGGCTGCCTTTTGGAAGACCGAGAAATAAGGTTGTCACCTAGAAAAACACAGTAACCAGATGTAGAACATCTGGTGTCAGGACATCCACCCCAATCAGTGTCAGTGTAGGAGATAAGCTTTGTAATGGGAGATGGGGATAAGTGTAGTCCAAAATGTACGGTGCCCTGAACATAGCGCAAAATGCGCTTAAGAGAAAGCATGTGTTTCGTGCAAGGGGCATGCATGTGAAGACAAATTTGTTGAACATCATATGATATATCAGGTCGAGTGAAGGTGAGATACTATAGGGCCCCTGCAAGACTCCGATATAAGGAGGGATCCTCATAAGAAGTGCCGAAGGAGGTGCTGAGTTTCTGCTTGGTGTCAACAGGAGTGACTGATGGTTTACAAGACACCATGCCATCACGTTCAATGATCTCTAAAGAATAAGTGCTTTGACTGAGAAATATGCCATCAGGATGACGAGATACTACAATACCCAGAAAATAACTCAGAAGGCCTAAATCCTTCATTGCAAACTCAGATGCTAAGAGTGACATAATTGATTGGCGGAGGACCTGAGTGGAGGTGATGCGGATGATATCGTCTACATATAGCATAATGTAGGCAATGTCTAAACCTTCTCGATATATGAAGAGGGAGTGGTCTGATGTGCTATGGAGAAAGCCAATGGTGGCGACATAGTCAGCAAAACATTGTTACCATGCCCTAGGTGCTTGCTTGAGACCATACAATGACTTTTTCAACCGACATAC includes:
- the LOC127074488 gene encoding L-ascorbate oxidase homolog, translated to MQRKFHQYILISSLSRCLTLEVNHKTEAMRSTCFVYLLHFVILALLSVSLVQAEDAYKYFTWTVTYGTLSPLGSPQQVILINGQFPGPQIDLVTNENVVLNLVNKLDQPFLLTWNGIKQRKNSWQDGVLGTNCPIPPNSNYTYKFQAKDQIGTYTYLPSTQLHKAAGGFGALNVYHRSVISVPYPYPDGDFTLLIGDWYKTSHKALAASLDSGKSLSFPDGLLINGQAHTTINGDQGKTYMIRISNVGMSTSINFRIQGHALKLVEVEGSHVIQNMYDSLDVHVGQSAAVLVTLNQSPKDYYIVASTRFSRRILTATAVLHYTNSHSPASGPLPSPPAYQYHWSLIQARSFRWNLTANAARPNPQGSYHYGKITPTKTIILANSAPLINGKQRYAVNKVSYVNPDTPLKLADYFNIPGIFSVNSIQSLPSNGPASVATSVLPTSLHDFIELVFQNNENSMQSWHLDGYDFWVVGYGFGQWIPAKRRNYNLVDALTRHTVQVYPNSWTTILVSLDNQGMWNLRSAIWERQYLGQQLYLRVWNNQRSLANEYNIPSNVLLCGKAVGHHL